A section of the Cutibacterium granulosum genome encodes:
- a CDS encoding MATE family efflux transporter has protein sequence MQNTAIDDRKSLNRLILNLAIPAFLSLVAEPLFLMADSAVVGHVGTSQLAGLGVASTALLTATGLFVFLAYATTATSARRMGAGDRAGAATAGVDGLWLSLLIGIVVALLIVILDVPTARLFGAQGQTAQFAAQYLQIAGWGVPAMLATMAVTGVLRGFQDTRTPLVATVIAFSANLVLDLVLVLGLGWGIRGSAAATLVCQVGLAGGLVWVFIVRTRGVGLSLGFHPAGVAGSMRDGVPLLIRTLALRGAMMATTWVAARLGDVEMASYQVSLTVWNFLSMALDALGIAGQALTGEALGAEDGQRARKLTAIMARWGAWVGVGIGVVLVAIHRLLPLAFSTQGDVRLAIAAGLLVVAVLQPLSGPVFVLDGVLIGAGDGKWLSGAQVVMLLAYLPMIIGVYLAQPSGSMAVVWLWVAWAGFMAVRGLLLWWRARGDAWMRLGA, from the coding sequence GTGCAGAACACAGCGATCGACGACCGAAAATCCCTCAACAGGTTGATTCTCAATCTCGCGATCCCGGCCTTCCTGTCCCTGGTGGCCGAGCCGCTGTTCCTCATGGCCGACTCGGCCGTCGTCGGACACGTGGGCACCTCGCAGCTGGCCGGTCTCGGCGTCGCCAGCACGGCGCTGCTCACGGCCACCGGGCTGTTCGTCTTCCTGGCCTATGCGACGACGGCGACCTCGGCGCGCCGGATGGGGGCCGGGGACCGGGCTGGAGCCGCCACTGCAGGGGTGGACGGACTGTGGCTCTCGCTGCTCATCGGAATCGTCGTGGCCCTGCTCATCGTCATCCTCGACGTGCCGACAGCCCGGCTCTTCGGCGCCCAGGGTCAGACCGCCCAGTTCGCTGCCCAGTACCTGCAGATCGCCGGATGGGGAGTGCCTGCCATGCTCGCCACCATGGCCGTCACCGGGGTGTTGCGCGGATTCCAGGACACTCGCACCCCGCTGGTGGCCACCGTCATCGCCTTCTCGGCGAACCTGGTGCTCGACCTCGTCCTGGTGCTCGGGCTGGGCTGGGGGATTCGCGGATCTGCTGCAGCGACGTTGGTCTGCCAGGTGGGGCTGGCTGGCGGACTGGTGTGGGTGTTCATCGTTCGTACTCGTGGGGTCGGGCTCAGCCTGGGATTTCACCCGGCGGGGGTGGCCGGATCCATGCGCGACGGGGTTCCGCTTCTCATCCGAACCCTTGCGCTGCGCGGCGCCATGATGGCGACGACGTGGGTCGCGGCTCGACTCGGGGATGTCGAGATGGCCTCCTACCAGGTGAGCCTCACGGTGTGGAACTTCCTGTCCATGGCCTTGGATGCCCTCGGGATCGCCGGGCAGGCCCTCACTGGCGAGGCGTTGGGCGCTGAGGACGGGCAGCGGGCCCGCAAACTCACTGCCATCATGGCACGCTGGGGGGCGTGGGTCGGTGTGGGCATAGGTGTGGTGCTGGTCGCCATCCATCGTCTGTTGCCCTTGGCATTCAGTACGCAGGGTGACGTGCGCCTCGCCATCGCTGCCGGGCTGCTCGTCGTCGCCGTCCTGCAGCCGCTCAGCGGCCCCGTCTTCGTGCTGGACGGGGTGCTCATCGGTGCTGGCGACGGCAAGTGGCTGTCTGGAGCACAGGTGGTCATGCTGCTGGCGTACCTGCCAATGATCATCGGCGTCTACCTGGCACAGCCCAGCGGGTCCATGGCTGTGGTGTGGCTGTGGGTGGCCTGGGCCGGATTCATGGCAGTGCGCGGGTTGTTGCTGTGGTGGCGTGCTCGGGGAGACGCCTGGATGCGACTGGGGGCGTGA
- a CDS encoding carbohydrate kinase family protein, producing the protein MTETAFIVGESLVDVVAPPPPGPATEHPGGSPLNVAVGLARLGRRTQLATRFADDNHGQIVRDHVESNGIQLCPSSDEALTTATATARLASDGQASYHFDLTWDLPRLDIPDEAIVVHTGSIASWTAPGRDHVRDVMGRAKEQATVTYDPNVRPDLLDDPESARPLIESCVSRADVVKASDEDLHWLHPGDDLRTIARHWLDLGPSLMVITCGGSGILALTDRGLSLSIPSHPAKVVDTVGAGDSFMSGLLDGLWSAELLGVEHRDDLAAIDEATLRRILTRCAHIGAITVSRAGANPPTLADLGEDARN; encoded by the coding sequence ATGACGGAAACGGCTTTCATCGTGGGGGAATCCCTGGTGGACGTTGTCGCTCCTCCCCCGCCTGGCCCAGCCACTGAACATCCAGGTGGTTCACCACTCAACGTCGCGGTGGGGCTGGCCCGGCTCGGTCGTCGAACACAACTGGCCACCCGATTCGCCGACGACAATCATGGCCAGATCGTGCGCGATCACGTCGAGAGCAACGGCATTCAGCTGTGCCCGAGTTCCGATGAAGCGCTCACCACGGCGACCGCCACCGCCCGACTGGCGTCTGATGGGCAGGCCAGCTATCACTTCGACCTCACCTGGGATCTACCGCGTCTGGACATCCCAGACGAAGCCATCGTTGTGCACACCGGGTCGATCGCCTCGTGGACGGCACCTGGCCGTGACCACGTTCGTGACGTCATGGGCCGCGCCAAAGAACAAGCCACCGTCACCTACGACCCCAATGTGCGCCCCGACCTGCTGGACGATCCTGAATCCGCCCGCCCCCTCATCGAGAGCTGCGTGAGCAGAGCCGATGTCGTCAAGGCCTCCGACGAGGATCTGCACTGGCTGCACCCTGGCGATGACCTGCGTACCATTGCCCGCCACTGGCTGGATCTTGGACCGAGCCTGATGGTCATCACCTGTGGCGGATCGGGAATTCTCGCTCTCACCGATCGCGGGCTGAGCCTGAGCATCCCGTCCCACCCGGCCAAGGTCGTCGACACCGTCGGGGCCGGGGACTCATTCATGTCCGGCCTTCTCGACGGCCTGTGGAGTGCAGAACTGCTGGGGGTCGAGCATCGCGATGACTTGGCTGCCATCGACGAGGCCACGCTGAGACGCATCCTCACCCGCTGTGCACACATCGGAGCGATCACCGTGAGCAGGGCTGGGGCGAATCCACCCACCCTTGCCGATCTGGGCGAAGATGCTCGGAACTGA
- a CDS encoding NAD(+) synthase, which yields MHVADPAANVTEIMDTVTKLSAESVAIAVFPELCLTGYQIDDLFLQDAVLDSALEAIEALRQASTDVFPVIVVGAPLRRGNRLYNCAVVVHRGRVLGVVPKSYLPNYREFYEKRHFAAGAGTTGTINLAHRQKCHPTPGAISANAPSVNTPLGALPVSTSADAPSTSNSATGISPAGTSSTSATDSAATAIPFGTDLLFQAVDLPDLTFHVEVCEDLWVPVAPSSRAALAGSTVEVNLSGSPITVGRSRQRHDLCKVTSAKNLQAYVYAAAGVGESSTDLSWDGQTMIYENGALLATTERFSRQPGYCIADVDLDLLRQERLRQGSFDDNALTQPAGTLEQLAGGQWRVTTFTLDPPHDDIGLRREVDRFPFVPNDPAQLAQDCYEAYNIQVYGLVKRMESIGSPKIVIGVSGGLDSTHALLVAARAMDVLGRPRSDILAYTMPGFATTDHTKNNALALCQALDVPCKIIDIRPACTAMLKEMGHPAGDGEPVYDVTFENVQAGMRYDYLFRIANQHGGIVLGTGDLSELALGWCTFGVGDQMSHYGVNTGVPKTLIQHLIRWCISSGQFDTDTNEVLESVLATEISPELVPARPGEQIQSTQAKIGPYELQDFTLYHLLRHGMRPSRIAFLSHHAWRDAESGSWPPGFRAEDRNSYDLVAVKGWMQLFLRRFVDNQFKRSTLPNGPKVVSGGSLSPRGDWRMPSDASATAWLADVDSVPEQ from the coding sequence GTGCACGTCGCCGATCCGGCCGCCAATGTCACCGAGATCATGGACACAGTCACCAAACTTTCCGCCGAATCGGTGGCCATCGCCGTGTTCCCCGAATTGTGCCTCACTGGTTACCAGATCGACGATCTCTTCCTGCAGGACGCTGTACTCGATTCCGCCCTTGAAGCCATCGAAGCCTTGCGCCAAGCCTCCACCGATGTGTTTCCCGTGATCGTGGTCGGTGCTCCGCTGCGCCGCGGCAACCGACTGTACAACTGCGCAGTCGTCGTCCATCGTGGCCGCGTACTCGGCGTGGTGCCGAAGAGCTATCTCCCCAACTATCGGGAGTTCTACGAAAAACGTCACTTCGCGGCGGGGGCAGGCACCACAGGGACGATCAACCTCGCCCATCGACAGAAATGTCACCCCACCCCCGGAGCAATCTCCGCGAACGCACCGTCGGTGAACACACCACTGGGCGCTCTTCCCGTCAGCACCTCCGCCGACGCACCCTCGACCAGCAACTCAGCAACTGGCATCTCCCCAGCTGGCACCTCGTCCACGAGTGCCACTGACTCCGCCGCCACTGCAATTCCCTTCGGCACCGACCTGCTCTTCCAAGCCGTTGACCTACCCGATCTCACCTTCCACGTCGAGGTGTGCGAGGACCTCTGGGTGCCGGTTGCGCCCTCGTCACGAGCAGCTCTCGCTGGCTCGACGGTTGAGGTCAACCTGTCGGGGTCGCCCATCACGGTCGGGAGATCCCGGCAACGTCACGACCTGTGCAAGGTGACCTCGGCCAAGAATCTGCAGGCCTACGTCTATGCCGCGGCTGGGGTGGGCGAGTCGAGCACCGATCTGTCGTGGGACGGCCAGACCATGATCTACGAGAACGGGGCGCTGCTCGCCACGACTGAACGTTTCTCCCGCCAACCCGGCTACTGCATCGCCGACGTCGACCTCGACCTGCTGCGTCAGGAGAGACTGCGTCAGGGATCCTTCGACGACAATGCCCTCACCCAACCTGCCGGAACCCTGGAGCAACTCGCCGGGGGGCAGTGGCGCGTCACCACCTTCACCCTCGACCCACCGCACGACGACATCGGGCTACGCCGTGAGGTCGATCGGTTCCCCTTCGTACCCAACGACCCCGCCCAGCTCGCCCAGGACTGCTACGAGGCCTACAACATCCAGGTGTATGGCCTTGTCAAACGCATGGAATCGATTGGTTCGCCAAAAATCGTCATCGGTGTGTCCGGAGGTCTGGACTCCACCCACGCCCTGCTCGTCGCAGCCAGAGCGATGGACGTACTGGGTCGTCCACGCAGCGACATCCTCGCCTACACCATGCCCGGTTTCGCCACCACCGACCACACGAAGAACAACGCCCTGGCCCTGTGTCAGGCCCTTGACGTGCCTTGCAAGATCATCGACATCCGCCCCGCCTGCACGGCGATGCTCAAGGAGATGGGGCACCCGGCTGGCGATGGCGAGCCGGTCTATGACGTCACCTTCGAGAATGTCCAGGCCGGGATGCGCTATGACTACCTGTTCCGCATCGCCAACCAGCACGGAGGCATCGTGCTGGGCACCGGCGATCTCTCCGAACTTGCTCTGGGTTGGTGCACCTTCGGGGTCGGTGACCAGATGAGCCATTACGGGGTCAACACCGGGGTGCCCAAAACCCTCATTCAGCATCTCATCAGGTGGTGCATTTCGTCAGGACAGTTCGATACAGACACCAATGAGGTGCTGGAGTCGGTTCTGGCGACAGAAATCTCACCCGAGCTCGTCCCGGCCCGCCCCGGTGAGCAGATCCAGTCCACCCAAGCCAAGATCGGCCCCTACGAGCTGCAGGACTTCACCCTGTACCACCTGCTGCGCCACGGCATGCGTCCCAGTCGAATCGCATTCCTGTCACATCACGCCTGGCGAGACGCCGAAAGCGGTTCGTGGCCACCCGGATTCCGAGCCGAGGACCGGAACAGTTATGACCTGGTTGCGGTCAAGGGATGGATGCAGTTGTTCCTGCGCCGATTCGTCGATAACCAGTTCAAACGGTCCACGCTGCCCAACGGCCCCAAGGTGGTTTCCGGCGGCTCCTTGAGTCCACGCGGGGACTGGCGAATGCCCTCCGATGCCTCGGCGACCGCCTGGCTGGCAGATGTGGACAGCGTCCCGGAACAGTGA
- a CDS encoding PfkB family carbohydrate kinase has translation MTHTPRLIHTGQALVDVLVDVPHLPRRGGNVMATSYTRHAGGAVNILVAAARSGGQAVHAGAIGTGPNGDLISTTLAEEGVAMSAARVPDADTGVCLVLLDPSAERTFITTTGAERAVSIDSFGTSSPRPGDMVCVTGYSLALPATRDPLLAWLDTLPAGVGVVLDPGAVFAELDESVRTHMIDHTTVWTGNAEESAALGGVGDMVGSLHACAERLRPGTVVITRDGPAGCAVLADGSAREIPGFPQQAVDTNGAGDVHTGAMIAARLAGLNWHEAARWGNAAAAIKVTRRGPIAAPNTAEIQRLLDSWSQRCTEQDTVVRS, from the coding sequence ATGACCCACACACCTCGACTCATCCACACCGGTCAAGCTCTGGTGGACGTGCTCGTCGACGTACCGCACCTTCCCCGACGGGGTGGAAACGTCATGGCCACCTCATACACCCGCCATGCCGGCGGGGCTGTGAACATCCTTGTCGCAGCCGCGCGATCCGGTGGCCAGGCCGTGCATGCCGGAGCGATCGGCACCGGACCCAATGGAGATCTCATCTCGACCACCCTGGCCGAGGAAGGGGTCGCCATGAGCGCAGCTCGAGTACCCGACGCCGACACCGGGGTGTGTCTGGTGCTGCTGGACCCTTCTGCCGAACGCACCTTCATCACCACCACTGGAGCTGAACGGGCCGTCAGCATCGATTCGTTCGGTACCAGCAGTCCCCGACCCGGCGACATGGTGTGCGTCACCGGCTACTCTCTGGCACTACCCGCCACGCGAGATCCCCTGCTGGCCTGGCTGGACACCCTGCCCGCCGGGGTGGGCGTCGTCCTGGATCCCGGGGCTGTCTTCGCCGAGCTGGACGAGTCGGTACGCACCCACATGATTGACCACACGACGGTGTGGACCGGCAACGCCGAGGAATCTGCTGCTCTGGGCGGGGTGGGCGACATGGTCGGCTCCCTGCACGCCTGCGCAGAAAGGTTGCGCCCCGGTACCGTCGTCATCACCCGCGACGGCCCGGCGGGATGTGCAGTGTTGGCTGATGGATCGGCCCGCGAGATCCCCGGCTTTCCCCAGCAGGCGGTGGACACCAATGGTGCAGGCGACGTCCATACCGGCGCCATGATCGCAGCCAGATTGGCTGGCCTCAACTGGCACGAAGCTGCTCGATGGGGCAATGCAGCCGCAGCGATCAAAGTCACTCGGCGCGGGCCAATCGCAGCTCCGAACACCGCGGAAATACAGCGTTTGCTGGACTCCTGGAGCCAGAGGTGCACAGAGCAGGATACCGTCGTCCGCTCATGA
- a CDS encoding aminotransferase class IV, with amino-acid sequence MGTGIVAADDPVLTADDLGLTRGDGVFDATRVVTAEDGTSHIDNLSAHLSRFARSIAGVNGAAPDLEAWTALIDELVTAWRRPGEAVLKVMYTNGPETRRVHSATGEQTSNFTGRTDAAQNQRDAGTARDDAQNPPGETGDHPNGAVAQTGPVTQLATIAPLPDHAIAERAGISVITACRGFTSDAFAGAPWLLGGVKTLSYAVNVATYRHAAAHGADDVIFTSSDGFLLEGPTSGLLVEKDGRLWTTPTGATGILRSITVEQVLEAADARDIPTSSRLMRPEELLEAQGVWLASSGRGAVPVLRVDGHELATDEQLTEQMRYWCGFAEAPAKSG; translated from the coding sequence ATGGGTACCGGGATCGTCGCAGCTGACGACCCCGTTCTCACCGCCGACGACCTTGGTCTCACCCGCGGCGACGGAGTCTTCGACGCCACCCGCGTCGTCACCGCCGAGGACGGCACCTCCCACATCGACAACCTGTCGGCCCACCTGAGTCGATTCGCCCGCTCCATCGCCGGAGTCAATGGCGCAGCACCCGATCTCGAGGCGTGGACTGCGCTCATCGACGAGCTCGTCACCGCCTGGCGACGACCGGGCGAGGCCGTGCTCAAGGTGATGTACACCAACGGCCCCGAGACGCGCCGGGTACACAGCGCAACCGGTGAGCAGACGAGCAACTTCACCGGCCGCACAGATGCAGCCCAGAATCAGAGGGATGCCGGAACAGCCCGCGATGACGCCCAGAACCCACCGGGGGAAACTGGGGACCACCCGAACGGGGCAGTTGCACAGACGGGGCCGGTCACCCAGCTCGCCACCATCGCCCCGCTGCCTGACCATGCCATCGCCGAGCGTGCCGGGATCTCGGTGATCACTGCTTGCCGAGGATTCACCAGCGATGCCTTCGCCGGCGCTCCGTGGCTGCTGGGCGGCGTCAAGACCCTCTCCTACGCCGTCAACGTCGCTACATATCGGCACGCCGCAGCCCACGGCGCTGACGACGTCATCTTCACTTCCAGTGACGGTTTCCTGCTCGAGGGCCCCACTTCTGGGCTACTGGTCGAGAAGGACGGCCGGCTGTGGACCACCCCGACCGGAGCCACCGGCATCCTGCGCTCGATCACCGTGGAACAGGTGCTGGAAGCCGCCGATGCCCGAGACATTCCCACCTCGTCACGCCTCATGCGCCCCGAGGAGCTCCTGGAAGCCCAAGGAGTCTGGCTGGCATCCTCGGGACGCGGGGCCGTCCCGGTACTGCGAGTGGACGGCCACGAGCTCGCCACCGATGAGCAGCTGACCGAGCAGATGCGCTACTGGTGCGGATTCGCCGAGGCACCAGCGAAGTCGGGCTGA
- a CDS encoding AAA family ATPase, which translates to MKLHRINIENYKGVTEQTLHVPDTGLVVVSGPNEVGKTSLIEALSLVFNTRNKHTAKKQAIKDAQPVGQHVPVIVEAEFSIGEHRVVHTKQFLVSPKAVLRYVGGPRTGDSFTGDDAIGEMERLISGLDDTLWTALQVLQTGGRSELTLDSSESLRAALDTRSGAADTRRDDHGLFDLIKEESQNYWTVTGKPIRSRNDQRGERDALNAQLVDVRQTLDQADQLVNELGDLDEELGDLHRHQIKARGELAKANEQQEGLRQLKDIVERAAQDELNAKLTLTEATSTAQQRTELLSELASLDERIAGSTANVKQAEELHHAVNQELEQTKSTMIKARSTRDKARDAVNKAEDLRTLVSQTSKLAQLRRRRERAAALNEQIVELTREVNDHPITKRQLGQLRKAEQKLRDARTQVSLASPVLTAEALAEDAPELLLDGEPVKSGRSYQIDQAVHLQVGASWKMSLTPHAELEKLRKDAEKYATQLTDRLADLHVESVSQAEDRCEAQQIATSRLKERTAQRDELLDGESMDALDATIEQMGEQVASLRESTGLTATLSGSSRPTHANDSGDDAGATDVNAPAPGSPLAPDDETSNPDIPDPDARVQAAKAELTTAEDQVAELEAQLSAIRERLDQARERMVAATTTMTGDQTRRAELAEKLHLAREQAGDDDVRAEEEKARAAHTQAAEALDRARKDLEDRHPDQIAQDVTDAQNRLTNVSARLTQKQSRQSSLRGQLTGMGREQLQDEADRTRIRIHHLDRQIRSVDQRAEAAKLLAETMLNARREQDRVYHEPLTRAINQIGTAIYHDGFSVRIDEELRISGRLLDGQGLGTGQLSSGAREQLGLIVRLAVANLVDPGDGVPLILDDALVYSDQRRARRIIQQMAAGATNCQIIVLTCDPERYDTLDTSDGITTVSLEPSRSV; encoded by the coding sequence ATGAAACTGCATCGCATCAACATCGAGAACTACAAGGGCGTCACCGAGCAGACCCTGCACGTCCCCGACACCGGGTTGGTGGTGGTGTCCGGCCCCAACGAGGTGGGCAAGACCTCCCTCATCGAGGCCCTCAGCCTGGTCTTCAACACCAGGAACAAACACACGGCCAAGAAGCAGGCGATCAAGGACGCCCAGCCAGTCGGCCAACACGTACCGGTGATCGTCGAGGCGGAATTCAGCATCGGTGAGCATCGAGTGGTTCACACCAAACAGTTCCTCGTGAGTCCCAAGGCGGTTCTGAGGTATGTCGGCGGTCCGCGTACCGGGGACTCGTTCACCGGCGACGATGCCATTGGCGAGATGGAACGGCTCATCTCGGGGCTGGACGACACCTTGTGGACGGCGCTGCAGGTGCTGCAGACCGGTGGCAGGTCCGAGCTGACGCTGGACTCCTCGGAATCACTGCGTGCCGCCCTGGACACCCGTAGCGGGGCCGCCGACACCCGGCGGGACGACCACGGGCTGTTCGACCTCATCAAGGAGGAGTCTCAAAATTATTGGACTGTCACCGGCAAGCCCATTCGTTCCCGCAACGACCAGCGTGGGGAGCGCGATGCCCTCAATGCACAGCTGGTTGACGTCAGGCAGACTCTGGACCAGGCCGATCAGCTCGTCAACGAGCTCGGTGACCTGGACGAGGAGCTCGGCGACCTGCACCGACATCAGATCAAGGCACGTGGTGAGCTGGCGAAGGCCAATGAGCAGCAGGAAGGCCTGAGACAGCTCAAGGACATCGTCGAGCGAGCCGCCCAGGACGAGCTCAACGCCAAGTTGACTCTCACCGAAGCTACCTCAACCGCCCAACAGCGCACCGAACTGCTCAGCGAACTGGCCAGTCTGGATGAACGCATCGCTGGCTCGACAGCGAACGTGAAGCAGGCCGAGGAGCTGCACCACGCAGTGAACCAGGAGCTGGAACAGACGAAGTCCACGATGATCAAGGCCAGAAGCACACGCGACAAGGCCCGCGATGCGGTGAACAAGGCTGAAGACCTACGCACCCTGGTCTCACAGACGTCGAAGCTCGCTCAACTGCGCAGACGCCGCGAGCGCGCTGCAGCACTCAATGAGCAGATCGTCGAACTCACTCGTGAGGTCAACGATCATCCCATCACCAAGAGGCAACTGGGACAGCTGCGCAAGGCTGAGCAGAAGCTACGGGATGCCCGTACCCAGGTGAGTCTGGCAAGCCCGGTGCTCACAGCTGAGGCGCTGGCCGAGGATGCGCCGGAGCTGTTGCTCGACGGCGAACCGGTGAAATCCGGGCGAAGCTACCAGATCGACCAGGCCGTCCACCTGCAGGTGGGGGCGTCGTGGAAGATGTCACTCACCCCACACGCCGAGCTGGAAAAGCTGCGCAAGGACGCCGAGAAGTACGCCACGCAGCTGACCGATCGGTTGGCCGACCTCCACGTGGAGTCCGTCTCGCAGGCTGAGGACCGCTGTGAAGCCCAGCAGATCGCTACCTCCCGGCTCAAGGAACGGACTGCCCAACGCGACGAGTTGTTGGACGGCGAGAGCATGGATGCCCTGGACGCCACCATCGAGCAGATGGGCGAGCAGGTCGCGTCGCTACGCGAGAGCACCGGCCTCACCGCAACACTCAGTGGGAGCTCACGTCCCACGCATGCGAACGACAGCGGGGACGACGCTGGCGCCACTGACGTGAACGCTCCTGCACCTGGTTCACCGCTCGCCCCCGACGACGAGACATCGAACCCCGACATTCCCGATCCTGACGCCCGGGTGCAGGCAGCGAAGGCCGAGCTGACCACAGCGGAGGACCAGGTGGCTGAGCTGGAGGCTCAACTCAGCGCAATCCGGGAACGCCTGGATCAGGCTCGCGAGCGCATGGTCGCGGCAACGACGACGATGACTGGTGACCAGACCAGACGCGCCGAACTCGCCGAGAAGCTCCATCTGGCTCGTGAGCAGGCAGGTGACGACGACGTCCGGGCCGAGGAGGAAAAAGCACGGGCAGCCCACACGCAAGCTGCCGAGGCACTGGATCGGGCCAGGAAGGACCTCGAGGATCGCCATCCCGACCAGATCGCCCAGGACGTGACCGACGCGCAGAATCGGCTCACCAATGTGAGTGCACGACTGACGCAGAAGCAGTCCCGCCAGTCGTCGCTGCGAGGTCAGCTCACGGGGATGGGGCGTGAGCAGTTGCAGGACGAGGCAGATCGCACCCGCATCAGGATTCACCACCTCGACAGGCAGATCAGAAGCGTGGACCAGCGGGCCGAGGCCGCCAAGCTCCTGGCCGAGACGATGCTCAACGCTCGTCGTGAGCAGGACAGGGTCTATCACGAGCCACTGACCCGTGCGATCAACCAGATCGGTACCGCGATCTACCATGACGGTTTCTCAGTACGCATCGACGAGGAGCTGCGGATCAGCGGGCGGCTCCTGGACGGTCAGGGACTGGGCACCGGTCAACTCTCATCGGGGGCTCGGGAACAGCTGGGGCTCATCGTGCGACTGGCAGTGGCCAATCTCGTCGACCCCGGTGACGGGGTGCCGCTCATCCTGGACGACGCGTTGGTGTATTCCGACCAGCGCCGTGCTCGTCGGATCATCCAGCAGATGGCGGCTGGGGCCACGAACTGCCAGATCATCGTCCTCACCTGTGACCCGGAACGCTACGACACGCTCGATACCAGCGATGGCATCACGACGGTGAGCCTGGAACCGAGCCGGAGCGTGTGA